From one Leishmania major strain Friedlin complete genome, chromosome 33 genomic stretch:
- the PUF6 gene encoding putative pumilio protein 6 — protein MYSEQSWNDHHSVSGAQRFARGGGIGNINPSGRSGAGGYDVGSAAAAGGYSNVAAARQQSPQPTSFYPPVTSRFTPMDFELFINSNRDPTDEMRRSQEYYYWYHSKQPRDPRVPQPLPSLEVQETFTTMETPWEDVSAMPSSTAVRAGAASGLGRKMGGKSLALDAKDLCETQEAQAINPYGHSLITESNMMSPSTQFFAAYAPTPLAMATPSTLRAYAHGHLPMPSSGNRGSYEGEMAGGVTYGRGTGPTAKSIASQQYYTQEPMNTFGIYNTGVDPGSNYYDATQGSSSNGLGAGHGNPYQLMEGMGEVDPAMLYSQPGTDCGFQSRGTGRGGNRRYNNNNSAGGGVGGGRVGRNNYRGGRGAGGMGSMESGSGPNSHRFVGSEKLRMFRHDVAEQKTLQWRLEDLKGYAVEFAKDQEGSRFIQSAVDTASPESLDVLFHEIFESPLELVTDIFGNYVLQKLLDKGNTPQLTFAAERMCGHVVELTMQTYGCRVIQKCIEVMPAAGLDILLAELKDNVAKCIQDQNGNHVIQKCVEVIPQRCGFIISAFSGRVMELATHAYGCRVIQCIMQHCPEQEDTIFNELLKAVDVLAKDQYGNYVIQHVLQNVKDESKIESVYAALKPKFFYLSKQKFASNVMEKLYARSSPANRMEIVEMMCADFPSKADHVEIVAFKRSATKTAAIVNAEEGTWPPTRSNADGTVKEVKEKNREAKDAAMGIIEEVVSVGLGQPSMLCLMMSDQYANYVVQRVLDASEVDQFVKLVDNIEKYILPIRTYTYGRPIVQRLSRRKLVLAPGDEVGEAGSTSMGSHNHNEGRVNHNEGRANHNEGRSNHEGRSNHEGRANHHRR, from the coding sequence ATGTACTCGGAACAGAGCTGGAACGATCACCACAGCGTCTCAGGCGCACAGCGCTttgcgcgtggcggcggtaTCGGCAACATCAATCCTAGTGGCCGCAGTGGGGCTGGCGGCTACGACGTGGgaagcgcagccgccgcaggcgGGTACAGTAACGTCGCGGCTGCACGTCAGCAGTCTCCACAGCCCACATCCTTTTACCCCCCTGTGACCTCACGCTTTACTCCGATGGACTTCGAGCTGTTTATCAACAGCAACCGTGACCCCACCGATGAGATGCGCCGTTCGCAGGAGTACTACTACTGGTACCACAGCAAGCAGCCTCGAGATCCCCGCGTGCCGCAGCCGTTACCCTCTCTGGAGGTGCAGGAAACATTCACCACTATGGAGACGCCGTGGGAAGACGTGAGTGCGATGCCCTCCTCTACTGCTGTtcgcgcaggtgctgctaGCGGCTTGGGGCGCAAGATGGGTGGCAAGAGCCTCGCCCTCGACGCCAAGGATCTTTGCGAAacgcaggaggcgcaggccaTCAACCCGTACGGACACAGCCTCATCACCGAGAGCAACATGATGAGCCCCAGCACGCAGTTCTTTGCGGCGTATGCCCCAACACCACTGGCAATGGCAACCCCCAGCACCCTCCGCGCCTACGCGCACGGTCACTTGCCCATGCCCTCATCCGGCAACCGCGGCAGCTATGAGGGTGAGATGGCCGGCGGAGTCACATACGGGCGCGGCACCGGGCCCACCGCCAAGAGCATCGCCTCACAGCAGTACTACACGCAGGAGCCCATGAACACCTTTGGCATCTACAACACCGGAGTGGACCCCGGCTCCAACTACTACGACGCCAcgcagggcagcagcagcaacggtcTTGGCGCTGGCCACGGCAATCCATACCAGCTGATGGAAGGCATGGGTGAGGTAGACCCAGCCATGCTGTACAGCCAGCCGGGGACGGACTGCGGCTTCCAGAGTCGTGGCACCGGTCGTGGCGGGAATCGTCGctacaacaacaacaacagcgcGGGAGGTGGCGTTGGCGGTGGGCGTGTTGGCCGGAACAACTACcgtggcggacgcggcgctggtggtaTGGGCAGCATGGAGAGTGGCAGTGGCCCGAACAGCCACCGCTTTGTCGGCTCGGAGAAGCTGCGCATGTTTCGCCACGACGTGGCGGAGCAGAAGACGTTACAGTGGCGCCTGGAGGACCTCAAGGGCTACGCTGTGGAGTTTGCCAAGGACCAGGAGGGCAGCCGCTTCATCCAGAGTGCTGTCGACACGGCCAGCCCCGAGTCGCTGGACGTCCTCTTCCACGAGATCTTTGAATCTCCGCTGGAGCTGGTGACGGACATCTTCGGCAACTACGTTCTGCAGAAGCTCTTGGATAAGGGCAACACGCCGCAGCTCACCTTTgcggcggagcggatgtGCGGCCATGTAGTAGAGCTCACCATGCAGACGTACGGGTGCCGTGTGATTCAGAAGTGCATAGAGGTGATGCCTGCAGCTGGCCTGGACATCCTTCTCGCCGAGCTCAAGGACAACGTGGCAAAGTGCATCCAGGACCAGAACGGCAACCACGTCATCCAGAAGTGCGTCGAGGTCATTCCACAACGGTGTGGCTTTATTATTTCGGCCTTCTCGGGCCGAGTGATGGAACTGGCCACGCACGCGTACGGGTGTCGTGTGATTCAGTGCATCATGCAGCACTGCCCTGAGCAGGAGGATACCATCTTCAACGAGCTCCTCAAGGCGGTCGATGTGCTGGCGAAGGATCAGTACGGCAACTACGTGATTCAGCACGTTTTGCAGAACGTGAAAGATGAGAGCAAGATCGAGTCCGTCTACGCGGCGCTGAAGCCCAAGTTCTTCTACCTGAGCAAGCAGAAGTTTGCCTCGAACGTAATGGAGAAGCTCTACGCCCGCTCGAGCCCTGCGAACCGCATGGAAATTGTGGAGATGATGTGCGCCGACTTCCCCAGTAAGGCCGATCACGTGGAGATAGTTGCCTTTAAGCGGTCCGCGACAAAGACAGCGGCGATAGTGAACGCGGAGGAGGGTACTTGGCCGCCGACGAGGAGCAACGCCGACGGTACGGTAAAAGAGGTGAAGGAGAAGAACCGCGAGGCGAAGGATGCGGCGATGGGCATCATTGAGGAGGTAGTCTCGGTGGGCCTCGGTCAGCCCAGCATGCTCTGCCTCATGATGAGCGACCAATACGCCAACTacgtggtgcagcgcgtcCTGGACGCGTCCGAGGTGGACCAGTTCGTGAAACTCGTCGACAACATCGAGAAGTATATTCTGCCGATTCGCACTTACACCTACGGCCGCCCCATTGTGCAGCGGCTTTCTCGCCGCAAGCTAGTGCTCGCCCCGGGCGACGAGGTGGGAGAGGCAGGTAGCACCAGTATGGGTAGTCACAATCACAACGAGGGTCGCGTCAACCATAATGAGGGCCGCGCCAACCACAACGAGGGCCGTTCTAACCACGAGGGCCGTTCTAACCACGAGGGCCGCGccaaccaccaccgccgctaa